DNA sequence from the Pseudomonas fluorescens Q2-87 genome:
TTCCGTTCACCTGGCCCGGCCAGGTGTTGGCGAGGCCCTGCGCCGCCATTTACTGCCCTGTAACAACAATAAATCAGACAGGAGCTTCATATGGTTTGCATGACACGTTGGTCCCGAACGCTGTTGGCGTTCGGCTTACCCCTGACCGCCCAAGCCGCTTGGGCGGGATACACCTTCGAGGAAGGCGCCCTCAAGGGCGAGGTCAATCTTAGCGCCGGTGCGGCGACACTCTCCACGCGCAACGTCAATTTCGGCAGTGGTCGGGTGGACATGCGTAGCCGCAGCAACGACGGCACGAAAATCGACTGGCAGGAATTCTACGTCAAGCCTGGCGTCACGCTGGACTACGCCTTGCAGCCGGATTTCAGTCTGTTGGCCGGCGGTTCACTCGTGGCCGCGACCACGGTAGGTGATGGTGATGCCGGTGGTTTCACGCGCAGCTCCGATGGTGATGTGGCGCTGGAGGAGTTGTACGGTGGTTTCCGGGCTGGGGAGTGGAAGTTCACGGCTGGCCGGCAGAACTACATGATCGGCAACGGCTTTATCGTCATGGACGGCAACCTCGATCAGCTCAAGGACGGTGCCTATTGGCTCGCGCCAAGAACGGCGTTCAAGGATTCGGCGATCCTGGCCTGGGACCACGGCGCCCTGAAGACCCAGGCGTTCACCCTGCGCACCGATGACGATCTGGGAGATTTCCGGATGACCGGTGTCAACCTGGACTACAACCTTGATAGCCAGGTGACGTTGGGCGCCATGGCGATGAAGGTCAACGCGCTTGCGCCCAAGGGCACGACGCCATTGAGCCGGGACGGCATGCAGGTGTACAACGTCCGGGCTCTCAACGCCAAGATGCCGGGGTTGCCGGCGCTGACGCTGAACGCCGAATATGCGCTGCAGCGGGGCAACGGTTCCGGAGTCGATTACCACGCCAAGGCGTGGTATGGCCAGGCGGACTATGCCTTCGACACGTTACCGCTGACGCCTGTCCTGGGTTATCGCTACGCCAGTTTCTCCGGTGACAGTGATCTCAGCGACAATCGCCAGGAGTCCTGGGACCCGCTCAGCAAAGGGTTTATCGATTGGGCAACCTGGCTGGTGGGCGATGTCGTTGGCAATTACCTGCTGTTCAACAGCAACGAAAACGTCCAACAGTTTTCTCTCAAGACTCATCTCAATGAAACCCTGACACTCGGTGCGATTCACTACCAGTTCTGGTTGGACGAGAAAAACTACCTGGGGGCAGCGGTCAGTGACCGGCGCTTCGCCGACGAGAGCGTCATCTTCCTGGATTGGGCGGCGTCGAAGTCACTCACCACCTCGCTGTCCTATAACTGGGTCAAGCCAATGGCCGCGGCCAAGCAAGTGTTTGGCGACGATCAGAAGTTCAGCGCGCTGGAACTCTATCTCACCTACCGCTACTAAGTGCCGCGAGCCCCGGGGCCGCGCTGGAGTGTTTGAGCATGAACAAGTTTTTGCGTAACACCTTGCTGGGCGCAGTCGTTTCCTTGTCGGTAAGTGGGGCAACCCTTGCCGAGGAGCGGACGGTGCGGATCTACAACTGGATCGAGTACCTGCCGCCGGAGATCCTGAAAAGCTTCCAGGAAGAAACCGGGATCCGCCCGATCTACGACGTCTTTGATAGCGTCGAAACCTTGGAGTCGAAACTGCTGACCGGTAACTCCGGGTACGACGTGGTGTACCCAAGCAGTTCCAATGTCAGCCACATGATCGCCGCCGGGGCAGTGCAGCCGCTGGACCGCAGCCAATTGCCGAACTGGCAACACCTGGACCCCGAGTTCATGAAATCCCTCGAAGCGGTGGGTGACCCGGGCAACCGTTACGCGGCGCCGTACCTGTGGGGCACGACGTTGATCGGCTACAACGTCGACATGGTCCGCAAGGCGTTGGGTGCCGATGTGCAAATGAACACCTGGGACATTCTTTTCAAGGAAGAGAACATGGCCAAGCTGGCCAGTTGCGGCGTCGGCTTGCTCGACGCCGCCAACGAAATCGTGCCGATTGCCCTGCATTACGAAGGCCTCGATCCCAACAGCCAGAAACGCGAGGATTACCCGCGGGCCCAGGCGGCGATGCTCAAGGTCCGTCCCTACATCACTTATTTCAATTCGTCGCGCTACGGCATGGACCTGGCCAACGGTGAGATCTGCGTCGGGGTCGGTTGGTCCGGCGGCGTAGCCTTGGCCAAACGACTGGCAGAAGATGCAGGGAAGGGGGTCAAGGTGGAGATGGCCTTGCCCAAGGAAGGCGCACCGATGTGGTCGGACGTGATGATGGTGCCGACCAACGCGCCCCATGTCGCGGAAGCCTACGCGTTCATCAATTACATCTTGCGTCCGGACGTCATTGCGCGGATCAGCAACAAGATCGGCTACCCCAACCCGAACAAGGACGCGACGGCGCTGGTCAATCCTGAGATCCGCAACAACCCGGCGATGTATGTGCCGGACGAGGCGCGCAAGACCCTGTTCGCATTGGCGCCCGTGCCGGCAGCGGTGGAGCGGATTCGTACCCGCACCTGGATCACCATCAAGACTCAGCGTTGAGCCTGCTGCCCGGCGTGTAACGCCGGGCTTGCCGGAACGCGTTGCGCCACGTTTGTTCAGGCGCGCATGCCGTAGAACAGCAGTTCGGTGATGCGCCTGACCTGGGCGGAATGAGCTTCGACGTCCGGCTGCTCCTGGTTGACCAGCCGATACAGTTGCAGGTGCGAATAGTCGTTCAGCAGGAACGCGGCCAACTCAACGTCAAGGTCGGGCCGCAGTTTGCCGGCCTGCTGCAACTCCCTGATCAGCCCACTGATTTCGGCCCTGAGCGCATCGTTCATGGCGCGATAACCTTCGGGCAATCCGTTGTCGCCACCAAACAGGATCAGCGGCAGCAACTCGCGCCACAGGCTTGGGTGCATGACTTCCAACGCGTAACCGGTCAACAGGCGCTCCAGATAACACAGCGCTTGGACCGGGTCTTGGATTTCAGGAATCTGGCTGCGGGTGTCCTTGAGCGCACGCCGGTCGGCCTCGTGGAGAATTTCGAGGATGATCTCCTGCTTGTTGCCGAAATACTTGAACACCGTAGGGGCCGATACACCGGCCTGGCTGGCGATCTGTTCGATGGTGGTGGTCTGGAAACCCTGGCGTTCGAACAATTCGACGGCGGCCTTGCTGATGGCTTGGCGGCGTTCGGCTTTCTGACGTTCACGCAGTCCGCTCACGGGAGGTCCTTGTTGATAAGAAGAGGTTGAAGACCCTTGGCGCACCAACAGGATTGCTGGTTGGCAACGAGCTGGGCATAGGCATGCAAAATACTTAACCCAGTAAAGTTTTTAAAGGGTTTATTTCCTTGGCGCTCCTCAATGCCAGGCTGGATACCGCGGCCTAGACGCCTGCCAGCAGGCAAAACGCCATGCTCCACTTGGCGAAATCAGGCACGGAGATGGCGCGTTCAGGTAACTGACTCGGCAGGGAAGACAGGTAACGTGGCGCGACTTTCGCCATAAGTGCGCACGTTCGCCCGGGGTGGATCAACACAGCCAAGAGGTGCCGCTTCCAGGAGGGGCGCGAAAACCGCAAACACCGACTGCCCTGCGCGCGGCTCAATGTTCGATTACAAGAGAATAAGAAAATGACCAGCCCCAGTTTCAAGGATTCGAACGGACATCTGGCACAGGGCTTCAAGCCTCGTCACGTCACTATGTTGTCCATTGCCGGAATCATCGGTGCAGGTCTGTTCGTGGGATCGGGCCATGCCATCGCCGCCGCCGGCCCGGCCGTCATGCTGGCCTACCTGTTTTCCGGGTTGCTGGTGGTCCTGGTCATGCGCATGTTGGGTGAGATGGCGGTCGCCAACCCGGACACTGGCTCCTTCTCCACATATGCCGATCAAGCCATCGGACGCTGGGCGGGCTTCACCATCGGTTGGCTCTACTGGTGGTTCTGGGTGTTGGTGATTCCTATCGAGGCGCTGGCCGCCGGTCATGTATTGAATCAATGGTTTCCCGCCATCGATGCCTGGTTGTTTGCCTCGGTGTCGATCGTGGCGCTGGCCGTGACGAATTTGTTCAGCGTGTCCAAGTACGGCGAGTTCGAGTTCTGGTTCGCCATGGCCAAGGTCGTGGCGATCATCGGCTTCATCTCCCTGGGTTTTGCTGTGCTGATGGGGTGGATTCCCGAACGTGAAGCCAGCGGCCTGAGTCGGTTGATGGAGGAGCATGGCGGGTTCGCCCCCAACGGCTTGTCGGCGGTGGTGGGAGCGTTCATTACCATCATGTTCAGTTTTATCGGCACGGAGGCGGTGACCATCGCGGCGGCTGAATCCGATAATCCCGCGCAGAACATCGCCAAGGCCACTCGTTCGGTGATCTGGCGTATCGGTGTGTTCTACCTGCTGTCGATCTTCGTGGTCATTTCCGTGGTACCTTGGGACGATCCGCTCCTCGCTTCAGTGGGGTCCTACCAGCGTGCATTGGAGCTGATGAACATCCCTCACGCCAAATTCCTGGTGGACGTGGTGGTGCTGATTGCCGTGGCCAGTTGCATGAACTCCTCGATCTATATCGCTTCGCGGATGCTGTACTCCCTGGGGCGCCGTGGCGATGCGCCAAAGGCATTGAAGGTGACGTCATCGGCCGGCGTTCCGAGGTCTGCAGTCATTGCCAGTACCGTGCTGGGTGCTGGTATCACCTTGTTCAGTTATTTCATGCCCGCCGGGCTGTTCCAGTTCTTGCTCGCCAGCTCCGGCGCCATCGCCTTGCTGGTGTACCTGGTGATCGCCATTTCACAGTTGCGCATGCGGCGGATGTTGCAGCGCCAGAATATCGAGTTGCCTTTTCGCATGTGGCTGTTTCCCTGGTTGACCTGGTTGGTCATCGTGTTCATTTCGGCGGCGCTGGCAGTGATGATGGTTGCGCCCGAGCACCGCAGCGAGGTCAGTACAACCCTGGGCCTGGCGCTGATCATTTCTCTTATCGGCCTGCTGACGTCGCGGCATCCGCCCGAGCCGGAGCGGGTCGCTTCCCTCGGCTAGCCCGCTCGTTTTTGCCCTGTTGACGCCACGTTACTGGCGTCAACAAACCCGCCTTTCTCGCCCATTCAAGCGGCAAGAACCTCAGTCTTGAGGCGCGGCCCCTCCGCCTGTCACCCACTTGCAAACCCAGCCCTGCGAACCGGCACTAAGCTGCGGCCGCGTTGTCAGTAATTGGCGTCTGTAGGGATGAGGATCGTCCCTGGTATCGGCACGTTAGCTGGATAGTTTTTTCTCGAGCATCCTCGGGAAAAAGAGCCTCGCGATGGATTGCGTCCTGGACCGACAATTTCTCTTGCAGGCGATTTTCCATGGGGTTTCTACTTGATCCGCGTCATGACATCGATGCTGCCTTACTGAGCTACCGCCGCGTGTTCTGGTCGTTGGCGCTGTTCAGTGGTGTCATCAATCTACTGGTGCTGGTGCCGTCGCTGTACATGATGCAGGTGTACGACCGGGTCCTCACCAGCCGCAACGAAACCACGTTGTTCATGCTCACCCTGATTGCCTTGGGGCTGTTCATGTTCAGTGCCCTGATCGAATGGGTACGCGGCGAGGTGATGATTCGCATGAGCGCAGGGCTGGACGAGGCCCTGGGCGAGCGGATTTTCGATGCGGCGTTCGCCCGCAGCCTGCGCGAGCACAACGCCAACCCGGCGCAAGTGCTCAGCGATCTGGCCACGCTGCGGCAGTTGATCACCGGCCAGGGCCTGATCGCCTTGCTCGATGCGCCTTGGCTGCCGATCTTTCTGCTGGTGGCGTTCATTTTTCATCCCTGGTTCGGTGTGCTGACGCTGGTGCTGGCCTTGGTGCTGATCGGCCTGGCGCTGTGGGGCGAACTGGCGACGCGTTCGCGCCTGGGGGAAGCCAATCGGTTGGGCGTGCAGTCGTCGATTTATGTGAACAGCACGCTGCACAACGCTGAAGTCATCCAGGCCCTGGGCATGCTCGGGCCGTTGCGCCAACGCTGGAGCCTGCTACAGCGACGCATCATCGCTGCCCAGGCCCACGCCAGCGACCGTGGCGCACGCATCACGTCTGCGACCCGTTTCGTGCGGATTTCCGGGCAGTCCCTGGCCCTGGGCCTCGGAGCGTTGCTGGTGCTTGAGGGGCAATTGTCGGCGGGCATGATGATTGCGATGTCGCTGTTGCTGGGCCGGGCCCTGGCGCCCGTGGAAATTGCCATCGGCTCGTGGAAACAATTCAATTCCGGCCGCCAGAGCTATCAGCGCCTGAGCCAATTGCTGACCCAACACCCACGTGAGCGCCTGCGCATGCCTTTGCCCCCGCCCACCGGTGCGGTACGCCTGGAGCAGCTGTATGTCGGCCCGCCCGGGGCCACGCAACCGATCCTGCGGGGCATTCATTTCAGCCTGGCCAAAGGCGAAGTACTCGCTGTCGTCGGCCCCAGCGCCAGCGGTAAATCGACCCTGGCCAGGGCAATGGTCGGGGTGTGGCCAGCCATGGGCGGGTCGGTGCGCCTGGACGAGGCCGAAATCAGCCAATGGACCCACGACGCCCTCGGCCCGCACCTGGGCTACCTGCCGCAGGACATCGAGCTGTTCGACGGTACGGTGGCCGACAACATTGCCCGCTTCGGTGAGCAGGATGCCGACAAAATCATCGCCGCCGGGCGGCACGCGGGTATTCACGAGATGATCCTGAGGTTTCCCAAGGGCTACGACACGCCGCTGGGGCCAGGCGGGCTTGGCTTGTCCGGCGGCCAGAAGCAGCGCCTGGGCCTGGCTCGGGCGCTCTACGGACGACCTTCACTGATTGTGCTCGATGAGCCCAATTCCAATCTCGACGAGGCCGGCGAGCTGGCGCTGATCCAGGCCATCAATGTGCTCAAGGCAGCTGGCAGCACGGTGGTACTGATTACCCATCGGCCCAGTGTGCTGGCCGTGGTCGATCACATCCTGGTGCTCAAGGACGGGACTCAACAGGCCTTCGGTCCACGGGAACGGGTACTCAAGGCACTGATGCCGGGGCCGAGGGCGGCAGCGGTCAGGGAGGCGGGCGAAGATGCGTGATCTGACACCGGCGGCACAAACGTTCAGCGAGCAAGGGCTGAGCGTGCGCAATTCAACTTTGCTGCCCAGCGCCAGTACCGACGCCAGGGGCGCGGCGCGCTACGGGGTGGGTTTTCTGGTCTTGACGCTGGGAGGTTTCCTGCTTTGGGCCTGCCTGGCGCCGCTCGACCAAGGCGTGGTCGGCAGCGGCACCGTAGTGGTGGCGGGCGAACGCAAGGCGGTGCAGTCGCTGGTGGGCGGCGTGGTGGAAAAACTGCTGGTCAGCGACGGCGACCGTGTCACCCAAGGGCAGCTGTTGGTGCAGCTCAACACCGTGCAGGCCCAGTCGCAACTGGACGTGACCTTGGGCAAATTGCTCAATGACCGCAGCGTTGAGGCGCGGCTGATTGCCGAGCGTATAGGCGCTGCCGAGATCCAATGGCCCGCTGAATTGCTTGAGCGTGCCGATGAGCCACGGGTCAAGGCTGCGATGGCTTTGCAGAACCAGTTGTTCATCACCCGTCGCGCTGAGCTGGGCAGCCGCTTGCAGATCATCGAGCACGAAGCCGCGGCGTTGCAGCAGCAATTGCAAGGCTACGAGGGCGTCAAGCGCAACTACGATGCGCAGATGCGCTTCCAGCAGCAGGAGCTTGAAGGCCTGCGGGACCTGGCCCGAGAAGGCTACGTGCCGCGCAATAAACTTTTCGAGGCCGAGCGCAACGCCGCCCAACTGGCGGGGCAGATCGCGTCCGGGGTGGGCGACGTCGGCAGGACGCGCCAGGCGATCAACGAAAGCCGGCTCAAGGCCTTGCAGGCGCAACAGGAATTTCGTCGCGATGCCGAAACCCAACTGAGCGAAGTCTCGGCCGAAGCCGCAGGGTACGCCGATCAGATCCGCGCCTTGCAGTTCGAAGTCGACAACGGTGCGATCCGCGCCCCGGTATCGGGGCAGGTCATGGACCTGAGCATCCATACCGTGGGCGGTGTCGCGCAGGCCGGCCAAACCCTGATGCAAGTGGTGCCACTGGACGCGCCGATGGCGATCACGGCGCGTTTCGAGCCGCTGATGGCCAACAAATTGCGCCCGGGGCTGCCGGTGCATGTGCATTTCACCGCGCTGCAACGGGTGGATACGCCGACGGTGACCGGCACAGTGACCACCGTATCGGCGGATCAGTTGATCAATGAGCAGACGCACCAGCCGTACTTTTCCGCCAAGGTCGAGATTCCCGCCGACACCGTCGCATCGTTGCAGAGCGCCGGCCTGCTGGTGCGTCCGGGCATGCTCGCCGATGTCACCGTGGTGACCGGCGAGCGCACGTTGATGAACTACCTGATGAAACCTTTGCGCGAGCGCTTGTTGGCCGCCTTCAAGGAGGAATGAAGATGATGGGGCGGTTCCGGTATGGCGCTCGTGTGTTGCTGAGCCTGTGTACCAGTTATGGGGCGGTCAGCCCGGTGTGGGCTGCCGAAGGTGGGCTGAGCCTGACGGCTGCCTACGATGCCTCGCGTCTCAATGACCCGACCGTGCAATCGGCTGCCCATGCCTACGATGCTTCGCGGCATGAAGAGGCGATCGGGCGCGGTGGCCTTTATCCGCAGGTGTCGCTGACGTCCCGTTATGGCTATGGCGGGCGCACCGATGGCGGTGACGACCGTGGCTATGTCAACAGTAACGATTACCAGGCGAACAACGTCACCCTCGCGGCGCAACAACCGCTGTACGACAAGGGCCGTTGGGCGGCGTACCAGGAGGGCAAGGCGCGGGGGCAGTTGGGCGTGCAAGTATTCGATGTTGCTGGCCAGACCCTGTTTGACCGGGTCGCCAAAGGCTATTTCGACGTGGCCCGGGCCGAGAACGAGATCAAGCTGATTGCCCAACAAAAAACCGCGATCCAAGGCTTGGTCATCCAGAGCAAAAAGCTCTATCAGGGCGGCCAGGGCGCGGTCACCGATATCGATGAAGCCCAGGCGCGGCTCGATCTGGTGGAAGCCCAGGAGACTGAAGCCCAGGCCCGCCGCGTGGCGGCGCTGCGGGCCTTGTCCGGTCGCGCCAGTGTGCCGATCGATGACATCCAGCCGATGCGCGAAGAACTGGCCACTGCCAGCCCAATCCCACCGGAGCAGGACCTGCCGTACTGGACGGCGATCGCCCGCGAAGCCAGCCCCGAGCTGGCCGCCCGGTTGGCGGCGGTGAAGGTCGCCGAAGCCCAGGCCGACAGCCAGCGCGCCGGGCATTATCCGACCTTG
Encoded proteins:
- a CDS encoding alginate export family protein, encoding MVCMTRWSRTLLAFGLPLTAQAAWAGYTFEEGALKGEVNLSAGAATLSTRNVNFGSGRVDMRSRSNDGTKIDWQEFYVKPGVTLDYALQPDFSLLAGGSLVAATTVGDGDAGGFTRSSDGDVALEELYGGFRAGEWKFTAGRQNYMIGNGFIVMDGNLDQLKDGAYWLAPRTAFKDSAILAWDHGALKTQAFTLRTDDDLGDFRMTGVNLDYNLDSQVTLGAMAMKVNALAPKGTTPLSRDGMQVYNVRALNAKMPGLPALTLNAEYALQRGNGSGVDYHAKAWYGQADYAFDTLPLTPVLGYRYASFSGDSDLSDNRQESWDPLSKGFIDWATWLVGDVVGNYLLFNSNENVQQFSLKTHLNETLTLGAIHYQFWLDEKNYLGAAVSDRRFADESVIFLDWAASKSLTTSLSYNWVKPMAAAKQVFGDDQKFSALELYLTYRY
- a CDS encoding polyamine ABC transporter substrate-binding protein — encoded protein: MNKFLRNTLLGAVVSLSVSGATLAEERTVRIYNWIEYLPPEILKSFQEETGIRPIYDVFDSVETLESKLLTGNSGYDVVYPSSSNVSHMIAAGAVQPLDRSQLPNWQHLDPEFMKSLEAVGDPGNRYAAPYLWGTTLIGYNVDMVRKALGADVQMNTWDILFKEENMAKLASCGVGLLDAANEIVPIALHYEGLDPNSQKREDYPRAQAAMLKVRPYITYFNSSRYGMDLANGEICVGVGWSGGVALAKRLAEDAGKGVKVEMALPKEGAPMWSDVMMVPTNAPHVAEAYAFINYILRPDVIARISNKIGYPNPNKDATALVNPEIRNNPAMYVPDEARKTLFALAPVPAAVERIRTRTWITIKTQR
- a CDS encoding TetR/AcrR family transcriptional regulator gives rise to the protein MSGLRERQKAERRQAISKAAVELFERQGFQTTTIEQIASQAGVSAPTVFKYFGNKQEIILEILHEADRRALKDTRSQIPEIQDPVQALCYLERLLTGYALEVMHPSLWRELLPLILFGGDNGLPEGYRAMNDALRAEISGLIRELQQAGKLRPDLDVELAAFLLNDYSHLQLYRLVNQEQPDVEAHSAQVRRITELLFYGMRA
- the gabP gene encoding GABA permease, with the protein product MTSPSFKDSNGHLAQGFKPRHVTMLSIAGIIGAGLFVGSGHAIAAAGPAVMLAYLFSGLLVVLVMRMLGEMAVANPDTGSFSTYADQAIGRWAGFTIGWLYWWFWVLVIPIEALAAGHVLNQWFPAIDAWLFASVSIVALAVTNLFSVSKYGEFEFWFAMAKVVAIIGFISLGFAVLMGWIPEREASGLSRLMEEHGGFAPNGLSAVVGAFITIMFSFIGTEAVTIAAAESDNPAQNIAKATRSVIWRIGVFYLLSIFVVISVVPWDDPLLASVGSYQRALELMNIPHAKFLVDVVVLIAVASCMNSSIYIASRMLYSLGRRGDAPKALKVTSSAGVPRSAVIASTVLGAGITLFSYFMPAGLFQFLLASSGAIALLVYLVIAISQLRMRRMLQRQNIELPFRMWLFPWLTWLVIVFISAALAVMMVAPEHRSEVSTTLGLALIISLIGLLTSRHPPEPERVASLG
- a CDS encoding type I secretion system permease/ATPase, with the protein product MGFLLDPRHDIDAALLSYRRVFWSLALFSGVINLLVLVPSLYMMQVYDRVLTSRNETTLFMLTLIALGLFMFSALIEWVRGEVMIRMSAGLDEALGERIFDAAFARSLREHNANPAQVLSDLATLRQLITGQGLIALLDAPWLPIFLLVAFIFHPWFGVLTLVLALVLIGLALWGELATRSRLGEANRLGVQSSIYVNSTLHNAEVIQALGMLGPLRQRWSLLQRRIIAAQAHASDRGARITSATRFVRISGQSLALGLGALLVLEGQLSAGMMIAMSLLLGRALAPVEIAIGSWKQFNSGRQSYQRLSQLLTQHPRERLRMPLPPPTGAVRLEQLYVGPPGATQPILRGIHFSLAKGEVLAVVGPSASGKSTLARAMVGVWPAMGGSVRLDEAEISQWTHDALGPHLGYLPQDIELFDGTVADNIARFGEQDADKIIAAGRHAGIHEMILRFPKGYDTPLGPGGLGLSGGQKQRLGLARALYGRPSLIVLDEPNSNLDEAGELALIQAINVLKAAGSTVVLITHRPSVLAVVDHILVLKDGTQQAFGPRERVLKALMPGPRAAAVREAGEDA
- a CDS encoding HlyD family type I secretion periplasmic adaptor subunit — its product is MRDLTPAAQTFSEQGLSVRNSTLLPSASTDARGAARYGVGFLVLTLGGFLLWACLAPLDQGVVGSGTVVVAGERKAVQSLVGGVVEKLLVSDGDRVTQGQLLVQLNTVQAQSQLDVTLGKLLNDRSVEARLIAERIGAAEIQWPAELLERADEPRVKAAMALQNQLFITRRAELGSRLQIIEHEAAALQQQLQGYEGVKRNYDAQMRFQQQELEGLRDLAREGYVPRNKLFEAERNAAQLAGQIASGVGDVGRTRQAINESRLKALQAQQEFRRDAETQLSEVSAEAAGYADQIRALQFEVDNGAIRAPVSGQVMDLSIHTVGGVAQAGQTLMQVVPLDAPMAITARFEPLMANKLRPGLPVHVHFTALQRVDTPTVTGTVTTVSADQLINEQTHQPYFSAKVEIPADTVASLQSAGLLVRPGMLADVTVVTGERTLMNYLMKPLRERLLAAFKEE
- a CDS encoding TolC family outer membrane protein, with the protein product MMGRFRYGARVLLSLCTSYGAVSPVWAAEGGLSLTAAYDASRLNDPTVQSAAHAYDASRHEEAIGRGGLYPQVSLTSRYGYGGRTDGGDDRGYVNSNDYQANNVTLAAQQPLYDKGRWAAYQEGKARGQLGVQVFDVAGQTLFDRVAKGYFDVARAENEIKLIAQQKTAIQGLVIQSKKLYQGGQGAVTDIDEAQARLDLVEAQETEAQARRVAALRALSGRASVPIDDIQPMREELATASPIPPEQDLPYWTAIAREASPELAARLAAVKVAEAQADSQRAGHYPTLSLTTQLTRRETRQYQELDPRQDTYYVGVQLDIPLYRGGAVRASVAKAEAQLAGAQSEYDVQRQQLAEDIETDYLGVVAGFTKSKAMQRAVESNQRALTSTEKGFQGGVRSTVDILDAQQRLFQARRDLLNTKLDMLQSYVSLHTHTGQMNRAVLEQVQSLF